From a region of the Mucilaginibacter auburnensis genome:
- a CDS encoding M56 family metallopeptidase translates to MENLCYNISQVLGITVVHSLWQGLIIYMLLRIFILVFPKVPAAVRYRVAFGALTTVLAWFLYTLFLQLINYEWQSNTPVTINPAMLPVLPAGYAQAPVNKYYLTIAGYMPYVTVLYVVGLVFNTLKLAFAWNNIYQIRKYVTQTEFSQSIRRLSAQLNIKTKVEAAFSEWVDVPCVTGFLKPIILLPVSLSCYLNTEEVEAILLHELAHVKRNDYLHNFIQQVISVMLFFNPFARLICKVISEEREHSCDDLVIETTSRPFIYAQTLLKLEENKQYQWQLALAATGKRKFELLNRIERIMKTKKHTINIRPVLVTVLALTFGITSIAWLNPKVEDGKLKVKNLDPALHALSAFASGGDIGSAEKSAQENAATVKPKKHTVKVVYSDTILSRLSDTISKPGKFRIIIVDDKGIQKEYTSAADLPAEVRQELNARDFNFRYKFRGDSALARMNTYFESEDWKKHQADIEKNAEEMAKRFNSPEWKKQQKEIEKQAIAMSKKFESKDWKKQQAAMEKQAEEMAKKFNSPEWKKQQEDIEKSAEDMAKYFDSPEWKNTQDDFVKNTVELSMRALELGSSTANAELKKQQKAAQEQGMKVAEITKKMVTSPEWRNQQKEIAQKASEIAKKFKNSADYKKAIKDLKDALKKIPELREVPEAPEAPEAPEQPEAKEAPEAKSAPVVPAVKPAPVTPAKSL, encoded by the coding sequence ATGGAAAATCTGTGTTACAACATCAGTCAGGTTTTAGGCATAACGGTGGTACACTCACTGTGGCAAGGGCTTATTATATATATGCTGTTGCGCATATTTATATTGGTTTTTCCTAAAGTACCAGCCGCGGTCAGATATCGCGTAGCCTTTGGCGCACTTACTACTGTTTTAGCATGGTTTTTATACACCCTGTTTTTACAACTCATTAATTACGAATGGCAATCAAATACTCCGGTTACCATTAACCCGGCTATGCTGCCTGTGCTGCCGGCAGGCTATGCGCAGGCTCCGGTTAATAAATACTATTTAACCATTGCCGGCTATATGCCGTATGTAACTGTGTTGTATGTAGTTGGGCTTGTGTTTAACACGCTGAAACTCGCTTTTGCGTGGAATAATATTTACCAGATAAGAAAGTATGTTACACAAACAGAATTCTCACAATCAATACGCAGATTATCTGCTCAGCTTAACATTAAAACAAAAGTTGAGGCCGCATTTAGTGAGTGGGTTGATGTGCCTTGTGTAACCGGCTTTTTAAAACCCATAATATTGCTACCGGTATCTTTATCCTGCTATTTAAATACCGAAGAAGTTGAAGCCATATTGTTGCATGAACTGGCCCACGTTAAACGCAACGATTACCTTCACAACTTCATTCAACAGGTTATAAGCGTTATGCTTTTCTTTAATCCCTTTGCCCGGCTGATCTGTAAAGTTATCAGCGAGGAAAGAGAGCACAGCTGTGACGACCTGGTGATTGAAACAACCAGCAGACCTTTTATTTACGCACAAACCCTGCTAAAATTAGAAGAAAACAAGCAATACCAATGGCAACTGGCCCTTGCTGCTACCGGTAAGCGAAAATTTGAATTACTTAACCGCATTGAAAGAATCATGAAAACTAAAAAACACACCATAAATATTCGTCCGGTACTGGTTACTGTACTGGCACTTACCTTTGGCATAACCAGCATAGCTTGGTTGAACCCTAAAGTTGAAGACGGAAAACTCAAAGTAAAAAACCTTGACCCGGCATTACATGCACTGAGCGCGTTTGCATCGGGTGGCGATATTGGTTCTGCCGAAAAGAGCGCACAGGAAAACGCTGCTACAGTAAAACCTAAAAAACACACAGTTAAGGTTGTTTATAGTGATACAATACTAAGCCGCCTTAGCGATACAATCAGCAAGCCCGGGAAATTCCGAATAATAATTGTGGATGACAAAGGTATCCAAAAAGAGTATACCTCCGCTGCTGATCTACCGGCTGAAGTAAGGCAGGAACTAAATGCACGCGATTTTAACTTCAGATATAAATTTAGAGGAGACTCTGCTTTAGCACGCATGAACACTTACTTTGAAAGCGAGGATTGGAAAAAGCATCAGGCGGATATTGAAAAAAATGCCGAAGAAATGGCAAAACGCTTTAATAGCCCTGAATGGAAAAAACAGCAAAAAGAGATAGAAAAGCAAGCGATTGCCATGAGCAAAAAGTTTGAAAGTAAGGATTGGAAGAAACAGCAGGCAGCAATGGAAAAGCAGGCTGAAGAAATGGCTAAAAAGTTTAATAGTCCTGAGTGGAAGAAGCAACAGGAAGATATTGAGAAAAGTGCTGAGGACATGGCTAAATATTTTGATAGCCCCGAGTGGAAAAATACGCAGGATGATTTTGTAAAAAACACAGTAGAGTTAAGTATGCGTGCTTTGGAACTTGGCTCAAGCACAGCAAACGCTGAATTGAAAAAGCAACAGAAAGCCGCACAAGAACAAGGCATGAAAGTGGCGGAGATAACGAAGAAAATGGTTACCAGCCCTGAATGGCGCAATCAACAGAAAGAAATTGCCCAAAAAGCATCAGAGATAGCCAAGAAGTTTAAAAATAGTGCTGATTACAAAAAAGCAATAAAGGATCTAAAAGATGCCCTAAAAAAGATACCTGAATTGCGTGAAGTACCTGAAGCTCCCGAGGCACCGGAAGCTCCAGAACAACCTGAGGCTAAAGAAGCGCCTGAAGCAAAATCGGCTCCTGTTGTTCCGGCGGTTAAACCAGCGCCTGTAACACCGGCAAAATCTTTATAA
- a CDS encoding BlaI/MecI/CopY family transcriptional regulator, with translation MELKPTESELEILQVIWKKGQCTVREVHEELAANKDAGYTTTLKLMQIMHDKGLVERDTTAKTHVYKALISREQAQSSALDKIINTVFKGSTADLVIQALGQHRASTDELDAIRQYLKQFEE, from the coding sequence ATGGAACTAAAACCCACAGAAAGCGAGCTGGAAATTTTACAGGTGATTTGGAAAAAGGGCCAATGTACCGTACGTGAAGTGCACGAAGAACTGGCTGCAAATAAAGATGCCGGTTATACTACCACACTTAAGTTGATGCAGATAATGCACGATAAGGGTTTGGTAGAGCGCGACACTACGGCCAAAACACATGTATATAAAGCCTTAATAAGCAGGGAACAGGCACAAAGCAGCGCGCTGGATAAAATTATTAATACGGTATTTAAAGGTTCCACCGCCGATCTGGTAATTCAGGCGTTGGGGCAGCACAGAGCATCGACTGATGAGTTGGATGCGATAAGGCAATATTTGAAGCAATTCGAAGAGTAG
- the modA gene encoding molybdate ABC transporter substrate-binding protein, with protein MSFQGLGAVVKRLLITIVFFSVAFANSLGQGVRVATAANLQSVIGALKADFKKRSGIAIEPIVGSSGKLVAQINNGAPFDVFLSADMDFPQALYKKGLATKAPVAYAFGKLVICSRQNIGFANWERDLLAPVVKKIVIANPDVAPYGVAAKEALQTQGIFDDVQSKLVFGESIAQVNTYITTGVVDVGFTSQALINDPANKAKLYWQAIDPKLYTPIEQGMILLNRASKNAGALKFYNYLQSADAKRIFAKYGYK; from the coding sequence ATGAGCTTTCAAGGTCTGGGCGCTGTAGTTAAGCGCTTGTTAATTACAATAGTATTTTTTTCCGTCGCGTTTGCAAATAGCTTGGGGCAAGGCGTTCGTGTAGCTACGGCAGCCAATCTTCAAAGCGTTATTGGGGCATTAAAAGCTGATTTTAAAAAAAGATCGGGCATCGCAATTGAGCCTATTGTAGGCTCATCGGGCAAATTGGTGGCACAGATAAATAACGGGGCGCCGTTTGATGTTTTTCTTTCTGCTGATATGGATTTTCCACAAGCACTTTATAAAAAGGGCCTTGCGACGAAAGCACCCGTTGCTTACGCTTTTGGAAAACTGGTAATATGCAGCAGGCAAAACATTGGGTTTGCTAACTGGGAACGGGATTTACTTGCCCCGGTTGTAAAGAAAATTGTTATAGCCAACCCAGATGTAGCACCCTACGGCGTCGCGGCAAAGGAGGCATTACAAACACAAGGAATATTTGATGATGTGCAATCAAAATTGGTATTTGGCGAAAGCATAGCGCAGGTGAATACTTATATAACCACAGGCGTAGTTGATGTTGGGTTTACCAGCCAGGCATTGATCAATGATCCGGCTAATAAAGCAAAGTTGTACTGGCAGGCTATAGACCCAAAGCTGTATACGCCTATTGAGCAGGGGATGATACTATTAAATCGGGCAAGTAAAAATGCCGGAGCGTTAAAGTTTTATAATTACCTGCAAAGTGCTGATGCCAAGCGCATATTTGCTAAATATGGATATAAATAA
- the modB gene encoding molybdate ABC transporter permease subunit: protein MDLSPIWLTLKLAAITTLLLFLIGLPLAWWLSKGRSVFKIIIEALLTMPLVLPPSVLGFYLLLAFSPQQGVGKWLQEVFDIQLVFSFKGLVLASVIYSMPFMIGPIKSALQQLPSSLAQASYTLGKTQWQTFKSILLPNIKPSVLTALVLTFAHTLGEFGVVLMIGGNIPNVTRVASIAVYDSVERMDYASANAYSFILFALTFVMVVGVFIFNRYHAKSPLE, encoded by the coding sequence ATGGACCTATCTCCCATCTGGCTTACTTTAAAATTGGCAGCAATAACAACGCTACTGTTGTTCCTGATAGGGTTGCCGTTGGCCTGGTGGTTATCTAAGGGCAGGTCGGTATTTAAAATAATAATTGAGGCATTGCTAACCATGCCTTTGGTACTGCCGCCGTCTGTTTTGGGTTTTTACCTGTTGCTGGCTTTTAGTCCGCAGCAGGGAGTTGGCAAATGGCTGCAGGAAGTTTTTGATATACAATTGGTGTTCTCGTTTAAAGGCTTGGTGCTCGCCTCTGTTATTTACAGCATGCCTTTTATGATAGGACCGATCAAATCAGCACTGCAACAACTGCCATCATCATTAGCGCAGGCATCTTACACATTAGGCAAAACCCAGTGGCAAACATTCAAAAGTATATTGTTACCTAACATCAAACCGTCGGTTTTAACAGCATTGGTACTAACATTCGCGCATACGTTGGGTGAGTTTGGTGTGGTGTTGATGATAGGCGGGAACATCCCGAACGTTACAAGAGTTGCATCCATAGCAGTTTACGATTCGGTTGAGCGGATGGATTATGCATCCGCCAATGCTTATTCGTTTATCCTGTTCGCACTTACTTTTGTAATGGTGGTGGGGGTGTTCATTTTTAACAGGTATCACGCAAAAAGTCCGTTGGAATGA
- a CDS encoding ATP-binding cassette domain-containing protein: MISVAIEKKLKGYAGAGTLKVQHQFATGSVTAIHGPSGAGKTTFLKIVAGLTSPENGLITVNEQVWLDTARKVNLSPQQRRLGFVFQDYALFPNMSVTEHMQYATNDKDWIDYLLKAGKLETLTKHQPAYLSGGQQQRLAILRALAIKPQIILMDEPFSALDKLTKNELIIELSAVFKTLKSTVLVVTHNPDELSRIADEELYISAI; this comes from the coding sequence ATGATAAGTGTAGCTATTGAAAAGAAGTTAAAAGGCTATGCCGGGGCAGGTACTTTAAAAGTGCAGCATCAGTTTGCAACGGGTAGCGTTACGGCGATCCATGGCCCATCGGGTGCAGGCAAAACAACTTTCTTAAAAATTGTTGCAGGATTAACTTCCCCTGAAAACGGCTTAATCACTGTTAACGAACAGGTTTGGTTAGATACGGCACGAAAAGTAAACCTCAGTCCGCAGCAAAGGCGGTTAGGTTTTGTTTTTCAGGATTATGCCTTGTTCCCCAACATGTCGGTAACAGAGCACATGCAATATGCCACCAACGACAAAGATTGGATAGACTACCTGTTAAAGGCAGGTAAACTGGAAACGCTTACTAAACATCAACCTGCTTACCTATCAGGAGGGCAGCAACAGCGGTTAGCCATTTTGCGTGCGTTAGCTATAAAGCCGCAAATTATTTTAATGGATGAGCCATTTTCGGCACTAGATAAATTGACTAAAAATGAGCTGATAATTGAACTGTCAGCTGTCTTCAAAACCTTAAAATCAACGGTTTTGGTGGTTACACATAATCCTGATGAACTTTCTAGAATTGCTGATGAAGAACTTTATATATCAGCTATTTAA
- a CDS encoding cation:proton antiporter, which produces MTVGIILTLCILVLLAYVFDFTSAKTKIPSVILLLGLGYLVKQLCYAFNIILFDLSGMLPILGTIGLILIVLEGSLELELNSEKLPLIRKSVWVAFLPIILISFGVALTMHYQFGYDLRRALANAIPLAIISSSIAIPSTRNFTAEQREFVIYESSISDILGVIFFNFITQHTSFGLLSFGMFFAELIIIILISFVATGALSFMLSRLQHHVKFVPIMFLVILIYEISKVFHLPSLVFILVFGLFLNNLDKLRHIAFIQKLKPKVLRVEVHKFKELTIEATFLVRALFFLLFGFLIETRELIATDTLAWSVGITAGIFLIRAVVLKLAKMPLMPLVFVAPRGLITILLFLSLPLAFRIPLINRPMIIQVIVLSALVLMVGALLNKRPVTEEEPSEYPA; this is translated from the coding sequence ATGACGGTAGGGATTATACTCACACTATGCATTCTGGTTTTACTGGCTTATGTATTTGATTTCACATCAGCTAAAACCAAAATTCCATCGGTAATACTGTTGTTAGGTCTTGGGTATTTGGTTAAGCAGTTATGCTATGCTTTTAACATTATACTATTTGACCTAAGCGGCATGTTACCCATATTGGGCACCATAGGATTGATATTGATTGTTTTGGAAGGCTCATTGGAACTAGAACTGAACAGCGAGAAACTTCCGCTAATTAGGAAATCAGTGTGGGTGGCGTTTCTCCCTATTATTTTAATTTCATTCGGGGTAGCATTAACCATGCATTACCAGTTTGGTTATGATCTCAGACGCGCTTTGGCAAATGCTATTCCGCTGGCTATCATCAGTAGTTCAATAGCCATACCCAGCACACGCAATTTTACTGCAGAACAGCGGGAGTTTGTTATTTACGAAAGCAGTATTTCTGACATACTTGGTGTTATCTTTTTCAATTTCATTACGCAGCATACCAGCTTCGGCTTGCTTTCCTTCGGGATGTTCTTTGCCGAATTGATCATTATTATCCTGATCTCGTTTGTTGCCACCGGCGCGCTTTCGTTTATGTTGAGCAGATTGCAGCATCATGTAAAGTTTGTGCCCATCATGTTTCTGGTGATATTGATCTACGAGATATCAAAAGTATTCCATTTACCATCACTGGTTTTCATCCTGGTTTTCGGTTTGTTCCTGAACAATCTGGACAAATTAAGACACATAGCTTTTATTCAGAAATTAAAGCCTAAAGTGTTGAGGGTTGAGGTGCATAAATTTAAAGAGCTCACCATCGAAGCCACCTTTTTAGTACGGGCACTATTTTTCCTGCTGTTTGGTTTTTTAATAGAAACGCGTGAATTAATTGCCACCGATACACTGGCATGGTCTGTTGGTATTACTGCCGGTATCTTCCTGATACGTGCCGTTGTTTTAAAATTAGCGAAAATGCCATTGATGCCATTGGTGTTCGTTGCGCCACGTGGGTTGATCACCATTTTGCTTTTTCTTTCGCTGCCTTTGGCATTCAGGATACCCTTAATAAACCGCCCGATGATCATTCAGGTCATTGTACTTTCGGCATTGGTATTAATGGTGGGTGCACTTTTAAATAAGCGCCCGGTTACAGAGGAAGAGCCATCCGAATACCCGGCATAA